TGTGAGAGCTCCGATTGCATTATTAGAGATTGGCTTCTAGGTTCTGTAAATGGAATTATACTTATTTCGGTTTTCAATTTGGTTTGAGGACAGCGTTTTCAgctctttctcatttctatggTTCGCATAATTGTTTAAtgctattattttctttttctacagGTTATAAAATCTATCCATAAGCAAGCCAGAAAAACCTCTTAAGGCATTCGTATTTTTAAATTGAAGAGGGAGGGTACTGGTTTGCGGGGGATGTGGGACTTCTGCAAGCAGAGCGTCCTTTCTCGTTCTTCATTTATCAAAGTAGAAGAATTACTGCTATAAGATCATTTTGAGCTCGACATATATGCATATGACAATTGGTATCTGTTGATGAGATTGGGGGGTTGCTGTGGAGGGTTTTAAGTaaaagaaagagattgcagcTGGCATAATGGGTGCTGTCTGTTGCTGTTTGAGTTCCGACAGTTTTGAAGAATATGTGAATTCAAATAGGCCTGTATATAGGAATTGTATGTGTCTCAGTTGCTTTGTTCAGAACCTTTTAAATGCGGTATGTATCTAAGGTTCCCCTTTTTTTGGTGAATTCTCTATTTCCTGTAAGTTGAGTTACAAAAGTCAAAACCTGCAGCTACGACTCTGTTACTTAATTGAGAGCTTTTCCTCCATTGCTATGTACTGCTGTTGGGGTCTTTTAGTTTGTTTTCATGTTGTCAAAACCTAAAACTTTTATGTGCAAATAGGTGTCTacattccattttctttttacaaacaACTCGGCATTGTCTACATGTGgaaagtttttctttaactGCATTAGTCTTGGCGTGCACTTGTATGCTTGAACCACAAATACATGTTAAAGTGTCTTCTCATTTTTGGGATTTTCACTAGCATTTGTTAATCTGGGTTTGTAGGTCAAGCTTGTTTTAGCACTAGTACACTGACGCAAATTTTAGTCCTAAATCACTCAAAAAGATTTTAACATTAAatgatgagaatatttcttAACTGCCTAAgcatatattttctttaactttttgtttttgttttttgtatgtAGTACACATCACTGTTTAGAAGAGGGGAAGTGCATTCCATTACTTCATCTATTCAGGGGGCAGCGTCTCTGACTTCTGCAGCTTCTCTTGACAACTCTCTATCTGACATGTATCGCTCTCCTCCAAGGCCCCTACCTTACGATGCCGACCCCAGATATTTCTGCTTGCAGCGGGATGGACTGCTTTCAAGACGTGAGAAGAGCTCAAGTCATTCACATGAGGAGACTGAACCTCTAAGAAGTGATGTTGATGCAGATCATGCAGAATCTTTCAATTCAGGAGACAAATGGAATGGATCTGCTTGTGAAGATGGATCCAAAGAATATCTTTCTAGGTCCTCACTCAAACTCTCACAGGCAAATACTAATATTGGAGTGGGGAGCTTTTTTACAACAGCAGAAGATGAGGACGTTTGTCCTACATGTCTcgaaggtattttttttttcaattcttattattttttattacgtGAAACATCACCAAAGTAGGACCTTTCAAGCCCACTTTTGGGGAGCAAACCCCAAATACAGAACCATGTGTCAGGTACTTGAGGGAACTCATAGTGCGGGATCAAATTCAGGATGTTTGAATATACAGCTCATCCCAAGCCCCACCTTTTATCATTAGGCTGCACCCTGACGggtcttaatttattttgatattcgCATTTAGATTGTGGAAAACCTATAATTATGGTGTCTTTCCTGTTAACACACAGACGTCCTAAAATATGCTAAAGCTAGACTGGGCAGTGCCTTTCTGCAGAACCAGAAGTTTGTGGGGTTCCTGGTTTGGATtcggagatgagatgagatagttttagatgaaagataaaagttaaataaaatattattattattgttttgaaatttgaaaaagttgaattgtttattatattttatatggaaatttgaaaaaattgtaataatgagataagatgagatgaaatgagttgagataagatgaaatcaCCTCCCAATCCGAACCAGGATTGGGAGGTGATTTAGAATTGGCAGGTGATTTTTCAAAAAAGGATCGCTGTTCTCTCAGACAATATTTAGAATTGGCAAAGTCAGAATTTCTTCAGCAGCCTTGACCAAAAAGGGTAAATTTCTGTAAGCTGGAAACTAAGGCATGCTGAACGAATGGTTTCATGCAGTTTACATCTCTCTTGacaattttcatctttttacttaattgggcTTGAAGGATGGAggcaaagatttgttgattGCAAAGAAATATCAATACAGAGTGctactttttttataagatcAACACAGAGTTCTACCTTAGCAAGGACAGAGGGCATATAAGCCAATCTGGAAATCCTAAGCAACGTTTTGTGGATTTGTGCATGTTATATTCAACAGGCCAATTATCTTTGAAAATGTACTCTTATGAAGCTCATCTTTTGATGTATAGAATTTCATGGTTTTAACTATTAAACTTACATTTGGTGCGCAGAATATACTCGAGAGAACCCTAAGATAATGACCAAGTGCTGTCATCATTTTCACCTGGGTTGCATTTATGAATGGATGGAGAGAAGTGAAAGCTGTCCAGTTTGTGGCAAGGTACAACTTCTTCTCTTTGTTTGTCTATTACATTCATAGAGATACatagtatttttattaattcataGATACATAGTCATACATACgttcatatacatatatgcatgcatactCATCACTATATGTGTGGGTTTGGCTCTTCAACTTGGTAATTTAAGAACCAAAAATGAGAAAGACTGAGAGACAAAATAGATGGTGATTTGTGGCCATAAACTGTAATTTCCCCGAAAAAAATTGTTTGTCCTGGAAAAATAGGAATGAAACAAATTATGCTGCCTGAATCTCAATTCATTCTGACTTGCCGTTTATTGGATCGGCTTCATTAGGTGATGGTATTCCATGAAACAACGTGATCTTGATTGAAAGGTCTGCGTTGTGGAGGAAGCAAGCAGCACAACGAGAGGAAACCAAAAAGTGTACTCATTGTGAATACTGCACACTGAAGTGTTTGTTGTCCatagtataaatataacaaATTGTTTTCATATCCTTTGTTGTGAGCACATTCTGTTTCCGGAAAAACATTTCCAAGTATAGTGGAAATACGGCCTTATTTTCGTAAAATAGCCTTGTACAGTCTTGTGAATGAACCGTGGAGAAGCGAAGTTGTTGGACCAAAGTTTTTAATACTGTTTCGGTTGAGacattggaatgaaatatttcggcATCGGTGccattcctatatatataaattaattaattatatatatataaactagagagattctattcatcatctcgcaacacataatttatatattttaatattttttttttattttttatttgatttattcttgttaaactaattaagttgttctatttattatttatatactacatatttgttataggaataatgaaaaaaaaaatcaaaataggtATGGTTGTGGTTTGTggggatgataagtaaaattattctataaactatatttcaaaataaagttttgctactcattattt
The genomic region above belongs to Carya illinoinensis cultivar Pawnee chromosome 4, C.illinoinensisPawnee_v1, whole genome shotgun sequence and contains:
- the LOC122308041 gene encoding E3 ubiquitin-protein ligase At3g02290-like — protein: MGAVCCCLSSDSFEEYVNSNRPVYRNCMCLSCFVQNLLNAYTSLFRRGEVHSITSSIQGAASLTSAASLDNSLSDMYRSPPRPLPYDADPRYFCLQRDGLLSRREKSSSHSHEETEPLRSDVDADHAESFNSGDKWNGSACEDGSKEYLSRSSLKLSQANTNIGVGSFFTTAEDEDVCPTCLEEYTRENPKIMTKCCHHFHLGCIYEWMERSESCPVCGKVMVFHETT